One Jaculus jaculus isolate mJacJac1 chromosome 4, mJacJac1.mat.Y.cur, whole genome shotgun sequence genomic window, cagatgAAGTAACTTGTTTGACCAGGGAAACAGCTGAGTGTGCCTTAGTGCCCTGCGACACTCAATACCAGTGCCTTCTTCCACTTTCCCACGTGCTGCCTGATTCTCTGTGTAGCATTGACCTTTGATCCCAAAAGCAGAATGCCCCACAGAAGGGAGTTTTATATCATCAGCTTACTGTAACCCTGTTCTACATGCGAAACATTGGTCATTAAGGCCCTTTTAATTATGAGGCTGGAGTACCTACTGTGAAATTATGTATAATTACATTTTGTGATAAAGGCTTCGTTATCACAAGTGAAGTCAGCTGCATTTGTTGCCACACAGAAGTTGATGGGTTAGTATGTTCTCTCACCTTGATTCAGGTTGCAATTCTGAACATGGCTATAGACTCAGGAAGGAAACACGAAACATAGTTAGAgtgtcaagattttttttaagtctgctttTCATGGGAGTTTTGTTTgtgaaacagggtttcatgtgCCCTGTGTTGGCCTGAACCTCTCTTATAtagctcaggccaaccttgaactcctggtcttcctcgttcccaagtgctgtaattacaggtgtatgccaccatatgTGGCTAAGAATCTGTGTtattaaaattatgttatttCCACAACTCTGAGTGgttaaaatatacaaaacataAAGTAAGCAGGGCTTGGTGTTTCACGCCTGTACTCTTaggtactcaggaggtggagacagggcgATCTCCAGTTTAAGACCTatttgagctacaaagtgagttcagagccagcctaaACAACTTAATGATACTGTGTCGCAAATAAGTGCATGAATAAATACTTTGCTTCGGTGACAGATCTATTAATCCTAACCACATAAACCACAGTGTTGAGTTGGGGAGGGATCTACTTACAACCGAAGCACGCGTTCTCTTGTGGAGTACCAGAAGGACAAAGATGACACCACTCACTGGGAGGTCTGAGGCAGGGAGTCTCTATCGATTAACTATGCATTCCCTACAACAACCTAGTGTCTGTTGCTGGTATCATAACGCTTCCCttataaaagaacagaaagaggaacagaaaaaTTTCTCCAGAACTGTGCTATAGCTGGGATTTTAGTCCAGCTCTTTGGGTCTCACGAATATACCAAAACTCTGATCGTCCATCCACTTTACAGCACTGACTTGAGGCTATCCCAAAAGCAGGTCAGAGTGATGACAGGATACTGGTGACAAAGAACCAGCCATCTCCCTTGGGCCTGACTTTGTCCAGAGCCCCCCAACCTGAGGCGCTCAAAAGCCCCCAATGGTGCCTCTCTGAGAGGAAGTCCTGAGCCGAGAAGCATCGCACTGAAAACGCTGTCCTCTTGACTCAATTACAGAAGTATTGGGAGCACCGTTCTTGTTCGAGGACCCAGCAAACCAGTTCCTACGTCTCAAAAGACATGTGTATTTGCCAGATTACTGGGAATCAGATCACAGTGCGAATGGGTGGGGAACTGCCCTGGCTGATCAGGTATTGATATTTGAAATAAATGGTCCTGCATTACTTGTCTTTATCAATTGGCATGGTGTCTTTCGGATGTTAGATACCAACAGCCTTGCCTCAGTGAGCTACACTCCTCTTCCCTGCCCATAAAGTGGCTTCTCCCTGATAAATGCCACAGTTTGCTTAGAACCAAGCTGGAATCTTGTCTCCTCTCTGaagtcttccctttcttttcaaaGAGGCTTCTGTCCTTCTTCTGACATGTGAATGGCTCTCAAAATGTCACATTGGAATTACTGGTTTCATGAGCCCAACCTCTCTATGTGACAGAGGTTAAGGTCTATGTCTTATGCATCAAGGTCATTATTCTTTGGACACAGAAAAATGACTTATGTAGTAAAGACCGGCACTATTGAGTGTTGGGATAGGTGAATAAGTAGATAGTGGACCCAAATGCGGGCATTCTCAGTCCGTTGTTCAGTGGCCAATTTCCCTCTGTGGTAATCATCCAGGCCCTGAATGCTATTCCCCCATTTGCTTGTCTTTTGTGCATTTGCTATTCATTTGCACTCCTActcaaagagaaataaagaagcaaCTTGCATtagccagtgtttttttttttctttcttttttcacatgCTTACTTTTCTAATGGAAACAGACATTGAAATGCTAGGCCaagtgaaattgcaaaattaCCTGAAGATGACAGTTGTTGATGATTTCCCTCATACAATTTAGTAATTTAGAAAAATATCTATATGACATATGAACTAATTCCTTTCGCTTATctattctttctttatatatgcATCAGGCTTTCATGATCACTAGGCATGGAGATTTTATAgagtcatcaaaaaaaaaaaattggatgtcCTTGTTTTCCTAACCTTGGTACTGTCCAAAATCTGCATAGCTGAGTCTCAACTGGTCTACTAGGATCATCTTGTTTCTTCTGTTCACCACTTACTGGTGAAAACTATTAGCCTGAATAATGCATCTAGCTTTGTGCCTACTTTTCTCCAACAGGCAACATTTAGGAGTACTAAAGCAAAACATTTGCTTATTTGGCAAATTAAATAATTACCTAGTCTTGGCAGACTGTGTCTTGTTTTGTAGAATGTTGAAATTTCCAAGTACACCCTTGACTGTAATTGTAGATTGGTTCAGCAATCAACCGACAGACTCTGTAATGTAACAAGATGGACACATTGATTCATACAAGGTCCCCATCAATTCTGCGACATGTGTGAACAGATAAATACAAGTGGGAAAACCATGCCCTGTTTGGTATAGTTGTTCcatgatttatttttcctataaGTAATGTAACACGGGTCCTGCGCCTCAGAGATCCTGATGTGGGTGTGTCTTTTGTTGCAGGCTCGTGAAGCATGGACTTCTTTGAAAACATCTGCACATCACTACTTGAACATGAATACATTCACCTTTCATGTGCCTTCTTCCCAGTAAATGTGTTTTACCAGTCAAAGTAAAAGGCAACGATGGTAGGAGTTAGCACAATGAAAGGACGAACCATGGGTTTTGGAGAAACAGGGGCAGATCCATAAAGACACTAGATATTTATTGTGCCTATCTCATGGCATTGTTCAAAGGAGCAACTATGGAACCCATGGAGATGCCTGGAATTAGTTCTCAATAAACAACTACTCTTTACATAAGAATTGAAATAAAGGctaatataaaaacatttaccAAAATAGCTTTTTATGAGAAAGTAACACAGTGTCGTTGCTGAGGAAATTTAGGGGTTCTGAGTGTGAGGGGGGCTTTTCTCAACTCCTAGTTGGGCTGTAGCTCTGGAGATAGGGTGTCAGAATTCATagccacacaaaacttccactgactGAGTCGatggactgggctacagtgagaccttgacaCCAAAATTCAAATGGAGTTGGTATCCTCTCCATTTCTTCAATATTTACTACTTTCTAAAGTCGCCCTGTTTTCCTAGTTGCTTAGGTCAGCATACAAAGTAATTGGTTtcagtctggggagatgactcagcggttaaaagtgcttgattgtaaagcctactggcctagccgggcatggtggcacacgcctttaatcccagcactcgggaggcagaggtaggaggattgccgtgagttcgaggccaccctgagactccacagtgaattctaggtcagcctgagctagagcgagatcctacctcgaaaaaccaaacaaaccaaaaaagaaaaaagcctactggcctcggttcaatttcccatacccaagtaaagcccgctgcacaaagtggagcacacaactggagttcctttggggTGATATTACAGAGGTTAGTACTCTGTGTTGCTTGTTCATGTGCAGCaccaagagactctggcatgcccattctctctctctttctttctttctctttctttcgcatcattagtaaaaatattttttttaatgaaaccaaAGTGATTGGTTTTATCTTTGTATCTGTGTCCTTACACTTTGTCCTCATTCACTTTCCTCTATGATTATCCTCCCTTGTGATCTTGTCTCCTGTCCAGCTGaatccctttctttctatcttattttaaatgttctattcgattttttatttgcaagtagagagaaagagagggggaaagagagagaaagagaatgcacatgccagggactccagccattgcaaacgaactccaggtacgtgCACCACTTGGGGAGCAAACCCAGTTGTTAggcattgaaggcaagtgccttaacctctgagccatctctccaaccacacaGATAGGGGGAAGAGAGACCGAAAAACAGAATGggagtgcctctaaccactgcaaacgaactctgaatgcatgtgccactttgtgcatctggctttccatgggtcctggggagtcgaacccaggccATGAAGTTCTGCAGGTGAGCATCtttaccacggagccatctctccagtcccaaggatCCCTTTCTTTCACTCAGTATGGTCCCCTGGATTCCATCACACTCTCTACTTACCACCTCCCTTTAGATCTCTTGATACCTTCTCATGATTCCCTTTCTAGTTTTGTGACCTCTGCATAtatgagtgtggtgtgtgtgtgtgtgattttcaaTCTAGTTTCTTGCATATAGGAGAAAACTTACGAAAtatatctttctgagtctggctcatttcacttaacatagtgatttccagttccatccattttcttgcaaatagtATTTCCTTATGGCACATAACATTTCATTGTGTACATGTAACACATTTTctctatccattcatctgttgatggatgtctaggcaggttcaatttcctaagcCAGCctattttaaaactatgtttttGAAACTTTTTCCATCAGAAGTATTCTACTAAAGGCAGTAGAGAACATAATATTAAATACTAATTACATCTGGTGGCTCAGGAACTACCACAAGCCACTCATCTACGGGTGTACAAACTTTCTTAGAAGTTTCGTAGACTGGGAAAATTTTGAATTCTGTTCCAAAATGTATTTATGTTGGCTTTAGTAAGAAACAATACTTTTAGGCCCATGAGTCTTCCAGTCAAGATGACATCCTGCTAACCAGCATTCAGCTCCTGGGGTAACACCAGGCAAGCTCTGTGGGACTCCAGTTGGAGGAGATTTTAGCCGACCTCCAGAGGGCAGGTGTGGAGAGGCACAGTTGGGAAGCTCCTGATTCCCAGGCTCTCGGGTACCCCACTATCGCCCTAGCCGCTGTGCCCCTGACACCCCGACAAAGTTCTCTGCTGTGCTAACCTGCAGGCTCTGGAACCCACGGCCTGAGGGCTTCCCGGTCCCCTGTCTCCTggagccccccacccccgactATGTCTGCCTCTGCCCCACGCACACTGCATTTGTCTGTGACTCGCGCACACTGCACGTGCCAGTCGGTGGTCTGCTCACCTCCCTGTCTCCCAGAGGCCCCTGCCCCCCTGAGTCTGTAGGTGGCCAGCACACCCTTGCCCTGTCTCCCAGAGCTCTACCCCAGCTGAGACCAGCCGTGCCTGGCCCAGGGCCCACCGCACTTCCCTCCCCCGCTGCGCTTCCCGGCCTGGCATCTGTGGCCGGCTGGTCTGAAGACTGCTTCCATTACCCTGATCACAGACCTTCAGCACCCCGCGCTGCCTACTGGCACCCTTGTGTGCCTGCCTTGGTCAGTGGCCCCGTCTCCCGCTCACCAGCCAGCTCCCTGATCCCGCTTGGGCTGTGGGACCCAGCCACCCACACCATCTCTCCATCGCCACACCCCGCTCCCAGTGACTACTTGGGGCATCACATCAGACCCAGAAAGGAAACACAGGAAAATCCATCAGTCACCTCCCTGGGGGAACCAGTGCGTCCTCGCATAACCCGCCCATCTGGGTGCAGTAGGAGAGCCAGGGCGAGTGCAATGGCTCAGAGCCCCGGGCAAGACCCCGCTGAGAGCCGGTCAAAGAGAACCCAGGCCTCAGGTGCACTTACGCCCTCCACAGTCCACACATCCCAAAATACAAAGCCAGCGTTAGCCTATGCTATTCCAacataaaacagaacactcactgaagacactgcaactcttgcttcctccttaattgaACAAGATTCccacattgtgatgggcagaacGCGATGCAAAAGAAACAATACGAAAGAACAAACCGAGGGACCTCCAACAGAGTTGTCTAGTCCTTCAATGGAAGTGGCcaatgaaaacagagaggagaggacaggagtagaccccaaaatgaagatgcCAGATAagtgaccctgaccaagcaaatggcagaactggcagcaaatcaacaacaacaataacaaaaattgcataaatgaaatacaCACAGCTACCTTCACTAGGCTTAACCaaactgacaaaaataaataaataaataaataaataaataaataaataaataagacagagagagagagaaggagagctcAAAAGAGAGTTGGAACAGTAagtatggcaatcattaaaaaaatcaaatgacaacaaatgttggtgatgaTGTGGAGAAACAAGAACCCTCATTCCCTGTTGGGGggatgtaagctggtacaaccactgtggaaataaatatggagatttctgaaaaggatgaatatagaaacaccaacagacccagctatgcccttactgggcatttaccctaaatgctccacacttcactacggagatatttgctcaaccacgtttagaGCTGCctaattcataatagccaagaactgGAGTCAATCCAGATGCCCGTCATTGGATGTATGAATAACAAAGTTGTGGAACATTTAcataatagaattctactcagcagtaagaaaaaaaatggcacgatgaaatttgtagaaaaatggacggaCTTGGAAAATATACTCAgctaactcacacaatcacagaaaaacaattaccacatggtctcactcatctgtggttcctaatctggaccagctcaagttgctgacatacctgaaaggAAGCTCGGGCCCAGACAAGAGGGtctgaggggaggggaagaggagagtggGGAAGAAACTCAGAACTAAGCCTAAAATGGACTGGTATGGTAGAAATCCTTATCCTTTCAGATAGACTAAATGAGTGCTGGTTGAACCCTCAGTAGGAGTATGGGAAGCCCCTGaacagaagggccctggagagtgtgggatgagttgtgtgtgtgtgtgtgtgtgtgtgtgtcttgcttgTCAGTCCCAGTGCCAGAAATCGGTTGCTGctcacaatgagctgttcatcggagagaactacaaggtcccaaaacaagacaggcttctgtcaaagcccttgattgcccacctgaggtaaaaggtaagacccgatcattgaagacaccacaggctgctggCCCAGCACAcagtgacctggctagaatccagaagggagccagtccccGGACATTTGGCCCATGTAGTGCCAGAGAGCGCTACATGAACCACTGAGGGAATGTGGCCAACAGCTGTCCaagcaaccaggggtctaagcgGTTCaggagcaaacaccctgacaagaagCAGACACCAGGGAAATAGTGGCCCTCAGCCCCGCTGGGTAACCTCACTGGAAAACCCGTCACAAAAATATCTCAAACAATGTTTCGCCATGTACCTAGGTACTGTCAATCAAGCTGACACATAAAGTTAACAATTGCAACCAATGATTTAGATTGCCTACACACAACATACGCACTTACATGATCATGGTGGGAGCCAAGTTTgaggaagaaaaggggaaaaatctACAACTTATCCACTGTGTTCAGTAAAATGTGGATAGACCACTTAAGAGGTGAAAGCATAAGTTAACCAACAAGTAGATTGTAATTTCAGTGACCATGAGAAGCAATTCTGCAGCTAGTTTGCTATCCAATAAGCACACAGAGAAGGCACCTTTAGAGggggtgagatagggtctctccttagcccaggctgacctggaactcctatgTAGCtccaaggtggccttgacctcacagcaatcctccaggTTACATCAGGAACAgagacccagggctggagacatggcttagtggttaaggcactggcctacaaagccaaaggacccaggtttgattccccaagacccttgtaagccagatgtacaaagtggcacatgaatctggagttcatttgcagtggctggaggccctagtaggcccatttttctctctctcataaataaataaattaaattaaaggcaggtgtggtggtacatgcctttaattccagcacttgggaggcagagataggaggaatgccgtgagttcaaggccagcctgagactacatagtgaattctgttaggtcaggacaaaatggagttacagcaggaagGTGAAGTGAGTCGTCCACATTCCTCAGGAAATTGTCCAGCCATgatccctcccctgcctaacaaggatccaggtctagatttactgcccccctttttctcactgggtcacttctggtctcaccctaagGCTAATGTAAGGAACAGaaatttactgccccaacaaagaaattccttcccttcctcaccttcccccacctGAAAAGCCGGTAAAGCCTACTCTCTGTGACCCCAGGCTGATTGTTCCGctcctgagagtcagtcctggcaggtCGTGGTTTTCCCCGAATCacaacttccatctttgcctcagagtgctctccATGGtcctggtcactcctgaaccttacaaattcaggtcagcctgggctagactgagaccgtgcctcgaaaaatggaaaaaaccaaaaaacataaattaatttaatttaatttaatttttaaaaaaataagaatagagaGCTGATTGCccaccatgagatgggtcacctctgCCTCATCTGTCAGGGTCCAGAAGTCACTACcaaggaagcagtgacatgaatactgctctcgtGGCTGGAcggaaaaccagt contains:
- the C4H3orf85 gene encoding uncharacterized protein C3orf85 homolog; its protein translation is MSVADMPFSLEHEVLGAPFLFEDPANQFLRLKRHVYLPDYWESDHSANGWGTALADQAREAWTSLKTSAHHYLNMNTFTFHVPSSQ